The following nucleotide sequence is from Borrelia sp. A-FGy1.
TACGTGTTAGTTATAAGATTATTGAAGGAAGTAATGAAAGAATACAAAATTTTGAAGGACTTGTTATTTCTATTCAGAATAAAGGCATTGGTCAAACTTTTTTAGTTAGAAAGATTTCTTCAGGAATTGGAGTTGAAAAAATATTTCCAATACATTCTCCTATTATAGAGAAGGTTCAAGTTTTAAAGAGGGGAAAAGTAAGAAGGGCTAAGCTTTATTATATGAGGGGTAGGATTGGTAAGGCTGCCATGAAAGTAAGAGAGCGTCTTGAAATTAAGAAACTTAAATAGAAGGAAAACATCTATTGATATAAGCTAGGAGATTACTAATACTGTGCTAAATATTTAAACCATTTAGGGTTTTTATTGTTTGTATTTTTAGTTTTGAAAATATTAGTGTTTATTTTAATTGAAGGAGATAATAGTTGGAATTTGAGCAAGGAAGAGGCAGTCGAAATAATTTTAAAAAAATTAGTAGATTTCCTTATTGGAAAAGAAAAAAAACAATTCCTGATATTAAAAAGCAAAAGATTGATTCCTTTGTTAAAGAGGATAAATCTTTTAATGTTCATTTTAGCAAGCAGAGAAATCATAAGATTAATAAACCAAAAAATTTAGACATTAGAGCACGAATATTTGTTAAAAGGATCTGTCCTCTATGTGAGAAGCAAATTAAAGAGATTGCTTCTTGTATGTCTATGAGGTTTGATAATGATGATAAACCTATACATTTTGATTGTGCCATTAATAAGGTAAGGCTAGAAAATAATCTTTTAAAGAATGAAGATTTGGTGTATGGGGGGGTTGGTAAATTTTTTATTGTTAATAAGTCTATTAAAGGCAATAATTTAGCTTTTAAGATAATTAGAGAAATTAATTTTGAAAATTTAGAAGAGCTTCCTGTTTGGCGAAAAAAAATTCTTGAGAATATGAATAAAAGATTTAAATTTTATTGATTATGAAAATAGCAGTGTTTCCTGGTTCTTTTGATCCTATTACTTGGGGCCATATTGATTTGGTGAAAAGGGCTTCATTTATTTTTGATAAGGTTATTGTTCTTATTGCTAAGAATAGTAGTAAAAGTTATTTACTTAGTGAAGTTGAAAGATATGAACTTACTTGTCAGGTTATTAAATCTTTATCTATTTCAAAAATATTTGTAGATAGGCATAATGGATTAATTGTTGATTATGCTTTAAAGAATAATGCTAGGTTTATTTTAAGAGGCATTAGGGCTTTTCATGATTTTGAGTGTGAGTTTGAAAGACACATCATTAATGGTGAACTTAGTCCTGAAATAGATACAGTTTTTCTTCCGAGTAGTTCTAGATATTTATTTGTAAGATCAGATATTGTAAAAGAATTAATAAAAAATAAAAATTTTGATCTTTCAAGTTTTGTTCCGGAATTAGTTCAAAATAAGTTAAAATCTGAATTTATTGACAAATGGTCTTAATAATATATATATTATTAAGATAAATTTGTTATTTGTAAGGAGACAAAGAAATGGCTGTTCCAAAGTTTAAACCTTCAAAGTCTAGAAGTAGGACAAGGCGTAGTATAAATATGAAAAAAAAAATACCGCAACTTCAAGAATGTTCAAACTGTGGTTATCTTGTAGTAAGACATAGGATTTGCTTAAAGTGTGGTTATTATAGAAATAATCAATATTTAGAATTGGGTTTGTAGATTGTACGAGGATTGTATATATATGGAACAAAGTGAAATTTTTAAAAAGATTAGGTCTATTATATCTGAACAGCTTGACAAAAGAGAAGACGAGATCACTATGGAGTCTAGATTTGTTGAGGATCTTGGAGCAGACAGTCTTGATATTTATGAGCTTTTATATTTATTAGAGGAAGCATTTGATGATAAGATCCCAGAAAATGAAGCTAGTGAATTTGAAACTGTGGGAGATGTTGTTACCTTTATTGAGAAAAGGAAGGATTAATTAAAATGAGTCCTGTTGAGATGAGGTGTGATGAGGAACGGAAAAAACAGCTAGATGAATTTTTAATGAACTTGCATATTGATTTTAACG
It contains:
- the acpP gene encoding acyl carrier protein, giving the protein MEQSEIFKKIRSIISEQLDKREDEITMESRFVEDLGADSLDIYELLYLLEEAFDDKIPENEASEFETVGDVVTFIEKRKD
- the rpmF gene encoding 50S ribosomal protein L32: MAVPKFKPSKSRSRTRRSINMKKKIPQLQECSNCGYLVVRHRICLKCGYYRNNQYLELGL
- the rplS gene encoding 50S ribosomal protein L19, encoding MDLIKQIEAREKRTDVFEFKVGDTVRVSYKIIEGSNERIQNFEGLVISIQNKGIGQTFLVRKISSGIGVEKIFPIHSPIIEKVQVLKRGKVRRAKLYYMRGRIGKAAMKVRERLEIKKLK
- the coaD gene encoding pantetheine-phosphate adenylyltransferase translates to MKIAVFPGSFDPITWGHIDLVKRASFIFDKVIVLIAKNSSKSYLLSEVERYELTCQVIKSLSISKIFVDRHNGLIVDYALKNNARFILRGIRAFHDFECEFERHIINGELSPEIDTVFLPSSSRYLFVRSDIVKELIKNKNFDLSSFVPELVQNKLKSEFIDKWS